CCATGCCGAAGTCGTGACAGCGGTGGACGACGGTGGCGTCGAGCTCGCGGAAGGTGCCCTCGTCCAGCAGGATGTCGAGGCGCTCGCGCGCGGTGAGCTTGCCGGCGTCGTGCTGCTTGGCGACGCGCTCCGGGCCGCCGCCCTCCAGGGCCAGGGCGCGTACGCGGGCTAAACGTTCGTAGAGGTCCTCGTTGGCCATCGACCCCCTTCGCCCCTGCGACTCAGTTCTCGGAGGGGACGGCTTCTTTTATGTACGCTACGATGTCGTCGGTGGTGGTGCCGGGCGTGAAGAGGCGGCCTATGCCGACCTTCTGCAGCTCGGCAATATCGTCCTCGGGGAGGATGCCGCCGCCGGTGATGAGGACGTGCTCGGCGCCCTTCTCGCGCAAAAGCTCCCGGACGCGGGGGAACATCGTCATGTGCGCGCCGGATAGGATGGACAGGCCGACGACGTCGACGTCCTCCTGCAGCGCCGCCTCGACGATGGCCTCCGGCGTCTGGTGCAGGCCCGTGTAGATGACCTCCATGCCGGCGTCCCGCAGCGCCCGCGCCACGACTTTGGCGCCGCGGTCGTGGCCGTCGAGGCCCGGCTTCGCCACCAACACGCGTATTCGTTTATGCGTCATAAGCCACCTCGCTGTGCACCGGGCCGGCTCGAGCCGGCCTAGTATATCGGCGTCTCCTTGTACTCGTCGAACTCCTCGCGCAATACGTCCAGCGTCTCGCCCAGCGTGGCGTACGCCCGGGCGCAGGCCAGGAAGTGGGGCATGAGGTTGGTCCCGTCGCGCGCGGCCTGTCGCATACCCCCGAGCGCCTTCTTCCACTCGGCCTCCGAGCGCTCCGCGCGTACCTTCGCCAGCCGCTTATTCTGGTGCTCCTCGACCGCCGGGTCGACCTTGAGGAGGTCGATCTCGATTTTTTCGTCGTCGAGTTTGAACTCGTTCACGCCCACCTGGACGCGCTTGCCCTGCTCGATCTTCTTCTGGTAATCGTACGCGGCGTCGGCTATTTCCTTCTGGAAGAAACCTTTCTCGATGGCCTTGAGCACGCCGCCCAGCGCCTCTATCTTGTCGAAGTACTCCTCGGCCTCCTCCTCCATTTTATTAGTCAGATACTCGACGTAGTAGGAACCGGCGAGGGGGTCGATGACGTTGGCGACGCCGGACTCGTAGGCGATTACCTGCTGCGTGCGGAGGGCGATGAGGACCGCCTTCTCGGAGGGCAGCGCCATCGTCTCGTCCATGGAGTTGGTGTGGAGCGACTGCGTACCGCCCAGTACGCCGGCCAGCGCCTCGATGGCGGTCCGGACGATATTGTTCTCCGGCTGCTGCGCCGTGAGGCTGCATCCCGCCGTCTGCGTGTGGAAGCGCATGAGCCAGGACCGCGGGTCGCGGGCCTTATACTTGTTCTTCATCCGCTTGGCCCAGATCCGGCGGGCGGCGCGGTACTTCGCTATCTCCTCGAAGAAGTCGAGGTGGGCGTTGAAGAAGTGGGAGAGGCGCGGCGCGAAAGTGTCCACGTCCATGCCGGCGGCGATGCCGGCCTCGACGTACGCGAAGCCGTCGGCCAGCGTGAAGGCGAGCTCCTGGGCCGCGGTCGAGCCGGCCTCGCGGATGTGGTATCCCGAGATGGAGATGGTGTTCCACTTCGGGACTTCGGCGGCGCAGTAGGCCATGATGTCGGTGATGATGCGCATCGACGGCTCGGGGGGATATATCCACGTTTTCTGGGCGATGTATTCCTTGAGGATGTCGTTCTGGATGGTACCGCGTAATATTCTCGAGTCGACGCCCTGCTTCTCGCCCACGGCGACGTAGTACGCCAGGAGGAGCGCCGCGGGGGCGTTGATCGTCATCGACGTCGAGACCTCGGCCAGCGGGATGCCGTCGAAGAGGACCTCCATATCGGCCAGCGACGATATCGCGACGCCGCACTTGCCCACCTCGCCGCGCGCGTATGGGTGGTCGGAGTCGCGGCCCATAATCGTGGGGAGGTCGAACGCGACGGAGAGGCCCGTCTGGCCGTGGCCCAGGAGGTATTTGTAGCGGCCGTTGGTATCCTCCGCCGAGCCGAAGCCGGAGAACTGGCGCATGGTCCACAGCCGGCCGCGGTACATATTGGCCTGGACGCCGCGGGTGTAGGGGTACTCGCCCGGGACGCCGAGGTCTCGCTCGTAGTCGAGGCCGGCGACGTCGGCGGGGGTATAGAGCGGCGCCACCGGCAGGCCGCTCACGGTTTCGAACAGGGCGTCCCGCTCCCGGCATTCGCCGGCCTTCTTATCCCAGGCCGCCTTGGCCCGGGCGATTTTCTCGAGTTCTTTTTTATCGAACATAGCGTCACTACCTGTAGATCGTCGCTAAACGGTTTAGTGTTTACCGGGTAACCGGGAGGAATAATTTGTGTATAAGCCCTTTCAGCGGGTGCGACCGCGGGATACCCAGGTACCGGTCTTGCTTGCGCAACGCCTCACGCCAAGTGGCGGCTTTTTTCGGGCCGCGTGTGCCGCCAGGGAAAACGTCGCCCACGAAGTAGACCAGTATCAACCTCGACGGCACGCCGTGGACGTTCAGGAAATACAGGGTCGCTAACCTGTTGGCATATTGAAAAAATTTCTCGGTCCACACGGCTTTTTCTCGCGCTCCTAGGTATTCCTTGGTGTCGTCCAGGGCCCGGTTTATTTGGCGCCGACTCGCCTCCGATTTCGCTTGGCACGTGGATTCCAACTCATTCACGTGCGCTTTCGCTTCCACCAGCAAAAGGTCCTTACCGCCGCTTCGGTATAACCACCCTACGGCATCCCAATTAGGTTTCCCCCCGGGCGGCCAGAACTCCCGCCACTTGGAGCGCACCTTTCGGTACTTCGGCCCCGCGAGGAAATCTAATCCTTTGAGTTCGGCGTCCGGTTGTTTCCGAATCCCGGTATAGTCGAAGTCCAACCATTCGACGCGGGTACCAGCGCCGGCCGCTTTGATTATTCCTCGATTCAGTTCTTCGCGGTGGCGGCCCAAATATCGCAACAGGTGCCACTCGCTGCCGTACCCGTAACCGATTTTGCCCATTTCGGCCTCCCTTGGGATTCAATCATTACCGCAGCAGATGGCCCGCTATCACTAACCGCTGCACCTCGGAGGTGCCCTCGTAAATTTCGGTGATGCGCTGGTCGCGGTAGAGCTGCTCGACGCGCGAGAAGTCGCCGACGTAGCCGTAGCCGGCGTGAATCTGCATGCAGCGGTCGACGCAGAAGTTCGCGGCCTCGGAGGCGAAGAGCTTGGCCTGTGCGGCCTCCAGGCCCATCGGCTCGCCCGCGGCTTCCTTCATAGCCGCTTTGTAGGTGAGGAGCCGCGCCGCCTCGAGGCGGACCGACATATCGGCGATCATCCACTGGATGGCCTGCAGCTTGGCGATGGGCGCGCCGAATTGCTCGCGCTCTTTGGCGTAGGCCGAGGCGAGGTCGAAGGCGCGCTGGCAGATGCCGACGGATTGGGCGGCGACGCCGATGCGGGCGCCGTCGAGCGTGTTCATCGTGACGCGGAAACCCTTACCGTGCTCACCCAGGAGGTTTTCCTTCGGGATTTTTACGTCTTTGAAATAGAGGCGCGCCGTGGTCGAGGCGCGTATCCCCATCTTGTATTTTAAAATTTCGGTGGAATAGCCCGGGTCGTCGGGGTTGTCGAAGATGAGGGCCGAGACCTTGAACTTGTCCGGTTCCTCGGCGGTGTTGGCCTTGCAGATGACGACGACGACGTCGGCCACGTTGCCGGAGGTGATGAAGATCTTCTCGCCGTT
This window of the bacterium genome carries:
- a CDS encoding cobalamin B12-binding domain-containing protein, which produces MTHKRIRVLVAKPGLDGHDRGAKVVARALRDAGMEVIYTGLHQTPEAIVEAALQEDVDVVGLSILSGAHMTMFPRVRELLREKGAEHVLITGGGILPEDDIAELQKVGIGRLFTPGTTTDDIVAYIKEAVPSEN
- a CDS encoding acyl-CoA dehydrogenase family protein, coding for MAWNWDPAQEEVREKARAFAEKHINAVSQELDRRPPEFPEDIFKAMAKAGYLGYPSDPAYGGQGKNKLLYATLIEEISYADAALGIVMAVQVLASYPLEKFGTDEQKKKYLPKMNKGEIHGAFALTEPGAGSDAAAQQATAVLDGDHYVLNGEKIFITSGNVADVVVVICKANTAEEPDKFKVSALIFDNPDDPGYSTEILKYKMGIRASTTARLYFKDVKIPKENLLGEHGKGFRVTMNTLDGARIGVAAQSVGICQRAFDLASAYAKEREQFGAPIAKLQAIQWMIADMSVRLEAARLLTYKAAMKEAAGEPMGLEAAQAKLFASEAANFCVDRCMQIHAGYGYVGDFSRVEQLYRDQRITEIYEGTSEVQRLVIAGHLLR
- a CDS encoding methylmalonyl-CoA mutase family protein yields the protein MFDKKELEKIARAKAAWDKKAGECRERDALFETVSGLPVAPLYTPADVAGLDYERDLGVPGEYPYTRGVQANMYRGRLWTMRQFSGFGSAEDTNGRYKYLLGHGQTGLSVAFDLPTIMGRDSDHPYARGEVGKCGVAISSLADMEVLFDGIPLAEVSTSMTINAPAALLLAYYVAVGEKQGVDSRILRGTIQNDILKEYIAQKTWIYPPEPSMRIITDIMAYCAAEVPKWNTISISGYHIREAGSTAAQELAFTLADGFAYVEAGIAAGMDVDTFAPRLSHFFNAHLDFFEEIAKYRAARRIWAKRMKNKYKARDPRSWLMRFHTQTAGCSLTAQQPENNIVRTAIEALAGVLGGTQSLHTNSMDETMALPSEKAVLIALRTQQVIAYESGVANVIDPLAGSYYVEYLTNKMEEEAEEYFDKIEALGGVLKAIEKGFFQKEIADAAYDYQKKIEQGKRVQVGVNEFKLDDEKIEIDLLKVDPAVEEHQNKRLAKVRAERSEAEWKKALGGMRQAARDGTNLMPHFLACARAYATLGETLDVLREEFDEYKETPIY